TCATCATATCTGTCAGTGCGGCCGGCGTCACCTGCCAGGAAACACCATATTTATCTTTGAGCCAACCGCACACACTCTCCTCGCCGCCTTCGGTCAACCGCTCCCAGTAGTAATCGATCTCCTTTTGGTCTTTGCAGTCAACCATGAATGAAACTGCTTCGTTGAAAGCGAATTTGTGCTCCAGGGCGCTGTCCATGGCGACAAATTTCTGCCCGGCGAGGCTGAACACGCCGTGGTTAATTGTGCCCGGTTTGTCTGCTCCGCCTTCCCCATATCGAGATAACATTACGATCCCGGAATCAGGAAAGATCGAAACGTAGCGATTGATAGCGTCCTCGCAGTGACCAGCTTGCCTGCCGACGTACATGAGGCATGGCTGTATCTTCTGGGTAGGCTTTTCAGCCAGCATCACCTGCCATGAAAGTCCGAATTTATCATTCAGCCACCCGAATTTTTTGGCGAAAGGGTAATTCTGGTATTCCATGAGCACGGACCCACCCTGGCTAAGGCCTGTCCACATCCGATCGGCTTCCTCCTCGGTTTGGCACATGATGAAGAAAGAAACGGAGGGGTTGAATTTGAAAACCGGGCCACCATTAAGAGCAATAAAATCATAGCCTTCGAGCTGGAACTCGACGGTTAACACCGACCCTTCGGGCATACCGGACACTTTGGCTCCCTCGGCGCCGTAGTGAGAGACGTAGCCCTTGCGAGAATTGTTAAAGAGTGAAGTATAAAGGGCAACAGCCTCCTCGGCATTGTTATCGAACCAAAGGTTCGGCGTTATCTTCTGCATAATTTCCTCCTAACTTAACAAGCGGGAATTTGATTACATGTCGCTTTGGCCAAACTGGAGCATCCAGTTGAAACCAAACTTATCGATCAACTGGGCATAGGTGCCAAAAAATTCTTCCTTCAAGGGTTGTTGAATCTGGCCACCCTCCTTCAATTTGGCGTAGAAGCCGTCGATCTCCTCCTTGCTCTGGCATACCAGAGTCAAAGCCACCGTGTTGCCGGGAATGCGCTGTTCCGGAGTCAGCCAATCGGAAGCCATAATAACCACTCCATCTGCGCGCAGGATGGAATGAAGAATCTTGTCCTTGACCTCTGGGCGCTGAACGGCCATAGGCGATTGCCCTACGGTCATGATCTTCAGTTCGCCGCCAAAGATCTTTTGGTAAAACTCCATTCCCTGCTTGCAGTCACCGGCGAAATGAAGGTACGCATTTAGAATGGCCACGATACCCTCCTTCGATATATTACTGTTCTAGTGAACTTGTTATAAATCTACGATAGCCTTGAAACCGCCAAAAGCCGTCCGCTTGACATCGAAAGGCATCGGCTGATTTGGCTGGGTATTCATAAACGGATCCGCCATCACTTTGGCGTTCACTTCGTCACGATGCTCCCGCGATTTATAGACGATGAACGAAAAGGCGACAGTCTCGCCGGTTTTGGCGCCGGCAATCTCAGGGAATGTAAGCCCTTTCATTTCTCCAGGCGTCTCAGGGTTCAGATCATCGCCTATGCATTCGACATACTCAAGCGCCCCATATTTTTTCCAGATCTGGCCGGATTCCTCTGCAAGTTTGCGATAGGCTTCAAGATTTCCTTTGGGTACAACGATAACAAATCCGTCAACGTACCTCATCTCCAAGACTCCTTTCCTGTTTCGCTTGTTCCGAATATAAAGAAGCGCAGACAACCGTTAATTGCACCTATGGATAAAAAAATGCCGGGATCTGCTACTTCGACCCGAGGTAGCAATGCCAGTCCAGGGACTGTTCCGCTTCCATTTCAGGGCTGCGACCGGAGAACCCGGGCAACGGCATTTGAAAACCACCCACCATCGGCGGAACGGCGCATGCTTTTTGGCCGAGGCTTAGCAGCTGGCGTTCCGGAGGAACAGAGACAGCCGGCAGCAATGCTACCAAATGCGTATCTTGCACGACTTGTTTCGTGACCATCGCAATTACTTATACCCCATTGCCGGCGTGATTGGAATAGGTAGTTTTACCTAATTTTGCAGGGAAAAACCCGAGATTACAGAGGTTGGCCGGCTGAGAGGTTCACCGTTTCGGTTTTCCAACAGGTTGGAACCGCATCGCCGACCAGGTATCGTCAATCGAAATCATGGCGATCCCGGCCATGCCGAACTTGGCCATCTCGGCCCATAAAATGTAGCGGTTAACATCGGCCGGCATTCTGGAGTTATTAGCTGAATAAGCGATCCATAACAGACCGCCGGGCTTCAATGCCCGAAGGATTTTCGGTAACTGAAGAAGGAATTCCAGCTTGCCAGTGACAAAAACCTGGATAAAATCAAGGCTCGCTTTGATCGATATATCGTCCATTACCGGAATCCCGATCCGATCCAGGTAATCCGGCGGAGCATTAAGGATGGCGGCTTGATATTCCCTTTTAAAGAGGAGTTTCTTGACTAATTCTTCGTCCACTGAGCCAGCATATTACGCCGGTCTTTTTGAGTCAATGATAAATTGGAGTAAATTGGTCTTGTGACGATACAGATCAAGCGGGCTTACCAAGCAGCCGAAAAATCAGACGGCTACCGCATTCTGGTCGACAGGCTCTGGCCGCGTGGCATCTCTAAAGAAAAGGCTGGAATCGACCTCTGGCTCAAAGAAGTGGCGCCGAGCACTGAACTTAGGAAATGGTTCGGGCACGATCCTGAGCGCTGGCTGGAGTTCAAGTCCAAATACCGGACTGAACTCAAGGATCACACGGACCTAGTGGACCAGTTGAAGCAGGCTGAAGCTGACCACAAAACGATTACACTGGTTTATGCAGCCAAAGATGAGAGCCACAACGAAGCCGCTGTTTTGAAACAGGCGCTCGAAGCTACCAGATGACAGTTCAGCCCTTCTGCTGAATCGCCCGCATAAATGTCAGGAGCCCGCGCATTATTTCGAGCGGAGAAGGCGGATTGCCGGGGATCTTGAAGTCGACGGGAAGGATTTTGTCGGCGGCGCCGAGAACCGCATAGCTGTCTTTGACCAAACCGATGCCGCAAGCATCGTCACCCACCGCCACTACCCAACCCGGTCGAGGCATGGCTTCGAAGGTCTTCCTGGCGGCTTCGGCTATGGCCAGCGTCACCGGCCCGGTTATGACGATGACATCGGCATGCCGGGGAGAGGCGACAAAACTGACCCCGAAGCGCTCGACGTCATAATGGGGTGTGCCGAGGTTATTGAGCTCGATCTCCGCCGAGTTATCGGAACCCGAATCCACCTCACGGATAGCCAAGCTTCGTCCAAACACACGGTCGATTTCTGATTTAAGCACAATCCCGACAGTTTCGAATTCCTCGTCCCGGAAGGCGACCGCGCCAGCGCGCTTGGGCGAGAGAATATTGTTTATCAGACTTTTTGTGCTCATAGAT
This is a stretch of genomic DNA from Dehalogenimonas etheniformans. It encodes these proteins:
- a CDS encoding DUF488 domain-containing protein, with product MQIKRAYQAAEKSDGYRILVDRLWPRGISKEKAGIDLWLKEVAPSTELRKWFGHDPERWLEFKSKYRTELKDHTDLVDQLKQAEADHKTITLVYAAKDESHNEAAVLKQALEATR
- a CDS encoding NADH-quinone oxidoreductase subunit B family protein; the protein is MSTKSLINNILSPKRAGAVAFRDEEFETVGIVLKSEIDRVFGRSLAIREVDSGSDNSAEIELNNLGTPHYDVERFGVSFVASPRHADVIVITGPVTLAIAEAARKTFEAMPRPGWVVAVGDDACGIGLVKDSYAVLGAADKILPVDFKIPGNPPSPLEIMRGLLTFMRAIQQKG
- a CDS encoding VOC family protein; its protein translation is MQKITPNLWFDNNAEEAVALYTSLFNNSRKGYVSHYGAEGAKVSGMPEGSVLTVEFQLEGYDFIALNGGPVFKFNPSVSFFIMCQTEEEADRMWTGLSQGGSVLMEYQNYPFAKKFGWLNDKFGLSWQVMLAEKPTQKIQPCLMYVGRQAGHCEDAINRYVSIFPDSGIVMLSRYGEGGADKPGTINHGVFSLAGQKFVAMDSALEHKFAFNEAVSFMVDCKDQKEIDYYWERLTEGGEESVCGWLKDKYGVSWQVTPAALTDMMKDPDTVKVERMMKVFLKMKKIDLVALVKAFEGKS
- a CDS encoding DUF1428 domain-containing protein — encoded protein: MRYVDGFVIVVPKGNLEAYRKLAEESGQIWKKYGALEYVECIGDDLNPETPGEMKGLTFPEIAGAKTGETVAFSFIVYKSREHRDEVNAKVMADPFMNTQPNQPMPFDVKRTAFGGFKAIVDL
- a CDS encoding VOC family protein, which produces MAILNAYLHFAGDCKQGMEFYQKIFGGELKIMTVGQSPMAVQRPEVKDKILHSILRADGVVIMASDWLTPEQRIPGNTVALTLVCQSKEEIDGFYAKLKEGGQIQQPLKEEFFGTYAQLIDKFGFNWMLQFGQSDM